The proteins below are encoded in one region of Roseofilum casamattae BLCC-M143:
- a CDS encoding isoaspartyl peptidase/L-asparaginase, producing MTSGTHTPKLIIHGGAGSSLQGQGGIAAVRESLYDILKQVYAGLEAGIPALEAVIQGCRLLEDDPRYNAGTGSVLQSDGQIRMSASLMNGETQTFSGVINVSRVKNPVELAQVLQEKSDRVLSDLGAIELVRELQVPTHNPLTDLRLNEWLQDRKDNFKRSMANVVSTPAGTGTIGVVVLDNQGKIAAGTSTGGKGFEYIGRVSDSAMPAGNYATSDAGISCTGIGEDIINECIAARIVVRVTDGMSLADAFAKTMTESKANQRDLGAIGIDKTGQIAWGKTSEILLAAYHTGEKLGDTLEWTGDEVSGSI from the coding sequence ATGACATCTGGAACTCATACGCCGAAACTGATTATTCATGGCGGTGCGGGCAGCTCTTTACAGGGTCAGGGCGGTATTGCAGCGGTTCGGGAATCGCTCTACGATATTTTGAAGCAAGTGTATGCCGGTTTAGAGGCAGGAATTCCAGCTCTAGAAGCAGTCATTCAAGGATGCCGTTTACTCGAAGACGATCCTCGCTACAATGCTGGAACGGGTTCGGTATTACAGTCGGACGGACAGATTCGCATGAGTGCGTCGTTGATGAATGGGGAGACGCAGACATTTAGCGGCGTCATTAATGTGTCGCGGGTCAAAAATCCGGTAGAACTGGCGCAGGTTTTGCAGGAAAAAAGCGATCGCGTTCTCTCGGATTTGGGCGCGATCGAATTAGTCCGCGAGTTGCAAGTTCCAACTCATAATCCGCTCACGGATTTGCGTTTAAATGAATGGTTGCAAGACCGGAAAGATAATTTTAAACGCAGCATGGCCAATGTAGTTTCAACTCCAGCGGGAACGGGAACGATTGGAGTGGTTGTCTTAGATAACCAAGGAAAAATTGCTGCCGGAACTTCTACGGGAGGAAAAGGATTTGAGTATATTGGACGGGTGAGCGATTCGGCTATGCCAGCGGGCAATTATGCGACATCTGATGCGGGAATTAGTTGTACTGGAATTGGCGAAGATATTATTAATGAATGTATTGCCGCGCGGATTGTAGTGCGGGTGACCGATGGCATGTCTTTAGCCGATGCCTTTGCGAAAACCATGACAGAATCGAAAGCAAATCAGCGCGATTTAGGGGCGATCGGGATTGATAAAACCGGTCAAATTGCCTGGGGAAAAACCTCGGAAATTTTGCTCGCTGCTTATCATACGGGAGAGAAACTTGGAGATACGTTGGAATGGACGGGAGATGAGGTCAGCGGTTCGATTTAG
- a CDS encoding DUF2256 domain-containing protein, with translation MARQRLKSDLPTKICPVCDRPFAWRKKWAKCWDEVKYCSERCRRDRNQRS, from the coding sequence ATGGCTCGTCAACGATTAAAATCAGATTTACCAACTAAGATTTGCCCGGTTTGCGATCGCCCATTTGCCTGGCGCAAGAAATGGGCGAAATGTTGGGATGAGGTGAAGTATTGCTCCGAACGCTGTCGCCGCGATCGCAACCAACGCTCCTAA
- a CDS encoding RNA methyltransferase — protein sequence MDSRSLSQVRIVLVEPAGPLNVGSVARIMKNMGLTQLVLVNPQCDPLSADARQMAVHAPEILTSARMVASLPEALQDCQKVVATAARPIDLPTDFETPERLIPWMLDTNSALVFGREDRGLSNDELNLAQRFLRIPSHPVYPSLNLAQSVAICCYELYRYIREPSHSREPAAPIPSNSSELASRDAIEGYYDRLESLLLDIGYLHPHTARRRMEKLRRLYNRAYPSSEEVAMLQGIVSQVKWAIANSGKEESQ from the coding sequence ATGGATAGTCGTAGTTTATCTCAAGTTAGAATTGTTCTGGTTGAGCCAGCCGGCCCCTTGAATGTCGGCTCGGTTGCCCGTATCATGAAGAATATGGGCTTAACCCAGCTCGTGCTGGTCAATCCACAATGCGATCCTCTCTCAGCAGACGCGCGACAAATGGCCGTCCATGCTCCCGAGATTCTTACCTCTGCTCGGATGGTAGCGAGCCTGCCAGAAGCTTTGCAAGACTGCCAAAAAGTTGTTGCCACCGCTGCTCGTCCCATCGACTTACCCACCGACTTCGAGACTCCCGAGCGCCTCATTCCGTGGATGTTAGATACCAATAGTGCTCTAGTTTTTGGTCGCGAAGATCGAGGCTTGAGCAACGACGAACTCAACTTAGCTCAACGGTTTCTGCGCATTCCCAGCCATCCTGTTTATCCCTCTCTCAATCTAGCCCAGTCAGTTGCGATTTGCTGCTACGAACTTTACCGGTATATCCGAGAACCCTCTCATTCTCGAGAACCCGCAGCACCCATTCCGTCTAACTCTTCCGAGCTAGCCTCGCGAGATGCCATTGAAGGCTATTACGATCGCTTAGAATCCTTATTGCTAGATATCGGTTACCTCCATCCTCATACTGCTCGCCGTCGCATGGAAAAACTCCGACGACTTTACAACCGCGCTTATCCGAGCAGCGAAGAAGTCGCTATGTTGCAAGGGATAGTATCGCAAGTGAAATGGGCGATCGCCAACTCGGGCAAAGAAGAATCACAATGA
- a CDS encoding Rpn family recombination-promoting nuclease/putative transposase encodes MEFISPKTDFAFKRIFGSQGSKDILISFLNALIYDGRSEITDLEIIDPYNQPNLNTLKDSYLDVKAILSNGTTVLIEMQVLNVPAFKKRVLYNCAKTYGNQLTSAQAYVGLRPVIALSIVDFPLFPDVESIITRFSLWEKNESFDYPDEQMELIFVELRKFHKSLEELQNLTEKWIYFLKEAPNLEMIPSSLEEVPEIGQALEIANRANLSQKEAEELHRKELWLLDQQGYVAHARTEALREGHAEGHAEGRAEGRAEGHAEGLQEGLQEGLQQGELSGQLKLILRLLEQRFGALDLSLQTRIEELSLSQLELLGIAIFELVSVEDLSHWLEENMRNND; translated from the coding sequence ATGGAATTTATCAGTCCCAAAACCGATTTTGCCTTTAAGCGTATCTTTGGTTCCCAAGGAAGTAAGGATATCCTGATTAGCTTTTTAAATGCACTGATCTATGACGGTCGCTCGGAAATTACCGACCTCGAAATTATCGATCCGTATAATCAACCCAATCTTAACACCCTGAAAGACAGCTATCTGGATGTCAAAGCCATCTTAAGTAATGGAACCACCGTACTCATTGAGATGCAAGTGCTCAATGTACCTGCGTTTAAAAAGCGAGTGTTGTATAACTGTGCGAAGACCTATGGGAATCAACTCACCAGCGCCCAAGCTTATGTGGGACTGCGGCCGGTTATTGCTCTAAGTATAGTTGATTTTCCTTTATTTCCTGACGTTGAATCCATTATCACTCGTTTTTCTTTGTGGGAGAAAAATGAGTCATTTGACTATCCGGACGAACAGATGGAACTGATCTTTGTCGAGTTGCGGAAATTCCATAAATCTCTAGAGGAGTTGCAAAACTTGACTGAAAAATGGATTTATTTCCTGAAAGAGGCACCCAATCTCGAGATGATTCCCAGTTCTCTCGAAGAGGTACCGGAGATCGGTCAAGCCTTGGAAATAGCCAACCGAGCCAACCTCAGTCAAAAGGAAGCAGAAGAGTTGCACAGAAAAGAACTCTGGCTGCTCGATCAGCAAGGTTATGTGGCGCACGCGAGAACAGAAGCTCTCAGAGAAGGACATGCTGAAGGACATGCTGAAGGACGTGCTGAAGGACGTGCTGAAGGACATGCTGAAGGACTGCAAGAAGGACTGCAAGAAGGACTGCAACAGGGAGAACTGTCTGGACAACTTAAACTGATTTTGCGATTGCTAGAGCAGCGTTTTGGAGCGCTCGATCTGAGTCTGCAAACACGGATAGAAGAGTTATCTCTATCTCAATTAGAGTTACTCGGCATTGCTATATTTGAATTGGTTAGCGTGGAGGATTTATCCCATTGGTTAGAGGAGAATATGAGAAATAATGACTGA
- a CDS encoding serine hydrolase, which translates to MAKSGGKKIVRRSQRLGGHPSKTTHLATNSPRSVQSPLPKGTPEGRNTRRKPKLKLRQRKPPVWKQLLRAILKPLLSVDSTHRSRSSKAPSKPSKIRSTRGRTTSSPPPIPPLSINSKRANSPSRPSPRQQQRSKSRDLAAPFASRPSLKAATAKQKRSQETLSRRLRGMGKPVRASKPNRHREPRPVSPLVYGIRFLILGVGIFAIAGTLLSASDPSSTLFLGQKIASRGSLSSYTITEQYSSESRDATDALLRENLAEQTPWTTRPRSLHLAQELNPLKTEIKTLSTQRPQFQPGIFILDLDTNNYVDLAGTTTIPAASTIKLPILLAFFQDVDAGKIRLDERLALTEDHIAGGSGDLQYDQIGSEYSALNVATWMMTASDNTATNMIIDRLGGLDKVNQRLSGWGLQQTVIREKLPDLDGNNTTSARELAHLMAALHEGELVSLKSRDRILNIMGRTETSVLLEQGLGDDTQIAHKTGDIGEMLGDVGLIDLANGKRYIAAVLVERPHNDYGAADLIGEISQATYQYLQNPPNPSPEPNLDELPVEFPEATAHRERRHRD; encoded by the coding sequence ATGGCGAAATCTGGAGGAAAAAAAATTGTGCGTCGTTCTCAACGTCTTGGAGGTCATCCCTCGAAAACCACCCATCTAGCCACAAACTCCCCTCGTTCGGTTCAATCTCCATTGCCCAAAGGAACTCCTGAAGGCAGAAACACTCGACGAAAACCCAAGCTCAAACTCAGACAACGAAAACCCCCTGTCTGGAAACAACTCTTACGAGCAATACTCAAACCTTTGCTCTCCGTCGATAGTACCCATCGCTCCCGCTCTTCCAAAGCCCCAAGCAAACCGAGTAAAATTCGCTCCACTCGAGGCAGAACAACCAGCTCTCCCCCTCCTATTCCACCACTGAGCATCAACTCTAAGCGCGCTAACAGTCCATCGCGCCCGTCCCCCCGCCAGCAACAACGGAGCAAATCCCGAGATCTCGCGGCTCCCTTTGCTTCGCGTCCTTCCTTAAAAGCAGCAACCGCCAAGCAAAAAAGATCCCAGGAAACTCTGAGCCGCCGTTTGCGAGGGATGGGCAAACCAGTAAGGGCGAGCAAACCAAATCGACACCGAGAACCCCGTCCCGTATCGCCCCTCGTCTATGGGATCCGATTTTTAATCTTGGGAGTGGGAATATTTGCGATCGCCGGAACCCTACTTTCCGCCTCAGATCCCAGTAGCACGCTCTTCCTCGGCCAAAAAATTGCCTCTCGAGGAAGTCTCTCATCTTACACCATTACCGAACAATACTCTTCCGAATCGAGAGATGCAACCGATGCTTTGCTGCGCGAGAATCTTGCCGAGCAAACTCCTTGGACTACGCGGCCTCGTTCTCTACACCTCGCCCAAGAACTCAATCCCCTCAAAACAGAGATTAAAACCTTATCCACTCAGCGTCCTCAATTCCAGCCTGGGATATTTATCTTAGATTTAGATACCAATAACTATGTCGATTTGGCAGGGACGACGACTATTCCTGCTGCCAGTACGATTAAGTTGCCCATATTATTAGCATTTTTCCAAGATGTAGATGCTGGAAAGATTCGCCTTGACGAACGACTTGCTCTGACTGAAGACCATATTGCCGGAGGCTCTGGAGATCTGCAATACGACCAAATTGGCAGCGAGTACAGCGCACTTAATGTTGCGACTTGGATGATGACCGCAAGCGATAATACAGCAACGAATATGATTATCGATCGCCTCGGTGGCTTGGACAAGGTGAATCAACGCTTGAGCGGTTGGGGATTGCAGCAAACTGTTATTCGGGAAAAGTTACCCGATTTAGACGGAAATAATACCACTTCGGCTCGCGAGTTAGCCCATTTAATGGCGGCTCTTCATGAAGGAGAACTGGTCTCGTTAAAATCGCGCGATCGCATTCTCAATATTATGGGCAGAACCGAAACCAGCGTCTTACTCGAACAAGGTCTGGGAGATGACACTCAGATTGCTCACAAAACCGGCGATATTGGCGAAATGTTGGGCGATGTGGGACTGATCGATTTGGCCAATGGCAAGCGCTATATTGCTGCGGTTTTAGTCGAACGTCCCCATAATGATTATGGCGCTGCCGATTTAATTGGGGAAATTTCGCAAGCCACCTACCAATATTTACAAAACCCACCGAACCCTTCTCCAGAGCCAAATTTAGACGAGCTACCCGTGGAGTTTCCGGAAGCAACGGCTCATCGGGAGAGGCGTCATCGAGACTAA
- a CDS encoding O-antigen ligase family protein, with protein MNRGLFLLLLYSSLLSRIKIPVLEVGVHFLLMGIAGIWAIIVNWNSFVARVRQFPLLWTLLSLFYSWVWIAALASDWRAIAIKYTIKYSIYGVAFCALFALLSSTINVKTADKIIFVLLTLIAMGGFLEEAFPHTWMIKLFSYPDNYPRIRSVIQGPNPFGVLMAIGSCLALMWNRDRPYLPKQYWAYPFLILTALSASRNGWLVWIVGLFLLLLSKKISIKLAVNLLCFWLVCLLLVPVSSQRIIPNFWAGTVDLSPLGIPAAVANSTLPEAPVPVRHALSKSSMQDRFILWKQGLKAARQYPISGVGLGVFQEVFAKQLYGHARFNTHNLFLGIAVELGLVGLSLFTIILAIVCRIAIGKVWVDFIPVILFLSSQVFDYFIYEYAMTTIFLYVLARSLILSGNGRSLWHREPC; from the coding sequence ACCCGTCCTGGAGGTTGGCGTCCATTTTCTCCTCATGGGAATAGCTGGAATTTGGGCAATTATAGTTAATTGGAACTCATTTGTTGCTCGAGTACGCCAATTCCCTCTCCTGTGGACACTATTGAGTCTCTTTTATAGTTGGGTATGGATTGCTGCCTTGGCCAGTGATTGGAGGGCGATCGCCATTAAGTATACGATTAAATACTCGATTTATGGCGTTGCGTTTTGCGCCTTGTTTGCCTTGCTTAGTTCGACGATAAACGTAAAAACCGCCGACAAAATCATCTTCGTTCTGTTGACTCTAATTGCCATGGGAGGTTTTCTCGAAGAAGCCTTTCCTCATACCTGGATGATTAAGCTATTCAGCTATCCCGATAATTATCCCAGGATTCGTTCGGTCATTCAAGGGCCCAATCCCTTTGGCGTACTGATGGCCATTGGTAGTTGTTTAGCCTTAATGTGGAATCGCGATCGCCCCTATTTACCGAAGCAGTATTGGGCATACCCATTTTTAATCCTCACCGCTTTATCGGCCAGTCGTAATGGCTGGCTGGTCTGGATTGTCGGACTTTTTCTTCTCTTATTATCTAAAAAAATATCCATCAAACTTGCCGTTAATCTACTCTGTTTTTGGCTCGTTTGCTTGCTGCTCGTCCCCGTCTCCTCCCAACGAATCATCCCCAATTTTTGGGCGGGAACTGTCGATTTATCTCCTTTAGGAATACCTGCAGCCGTGGCTAACTCAACCTTACCAGAAGCACCAGTCCCCGTTCGCCATGCTCTGTCAAAATCCTCGATGCAAGACCGATTTATTCTCTGGAAACAAGGACTAAAAGCAGCTCGTCAATATCCTATTTCTGGGGTTGGACTGGGAGTGTTTCAAGAAGTGTTCGCAAAACAGTTATACGGACATGCACGTTTTAACACCCATAATTTATTCTTGGGTATTGCCGTAGAGTTAGGACTGGTTGGTCTGAGTTTATTTACTATAATTTTAGCGATCGTTTGCCGAATTGCAATCGGGAAAGTCTGGGTTGATTTTATCCCGGTTATCTTGTTCTTATCCTCACAAGTTTTTGACTATTTTATCTATGAATATGCCATGACAACCATTTTCCTATATGTTCTGGCGCGCAGTCTAATTTTATCGGGAAATGGGCGATCGCTCTGGCATCGCGAACCTTGTTAG